GATCGGAACGTTCCGGTTCGACTTGGACAAGGCGTCACCGGCTGGGTGGCGCAGGAGGGAAAGGCGATTCTCTGGCCCTCCGCCGGCAAGGAAACGGACCAGAGGTATAAGCCGCCGTTCGCAATCAAGCCGGAGAGAGGCGTGAAATCGTTTCTTTGCGTCCCTTTGCGCAGCAAAGGGAAAACCCTCGGGGTCATTGAAATCCGGCGAAAGGAGACCGACGAGAATCTCTACCGGGAGGACGACCTCGCCACGCTCGCCGTCATCGCCGACTACGCCGCGATCGCGATAGAAAACGCCCGCAACTTCGCGCGCATTCAGGAACTGACGATCACGGACGATCTGACGACGTTGTTCAACGTCCGGCACATGCACACGCTTCTCGATTCCGAGGTCTTGCGCGCCGGGCGCTACCGAAAGCAATTTTCACTGATCTTTTTGGATTTGGATCATTTCAAGAACGTCAACGATACGTACGGTCACATGCACGGGTCGCAGCTCTTAAAGGAAACCGCGGAAGTCATTCAGTCCAAAATTCGCTCCGTCGACCACG
Above is a window of Bdellovibrionota bacterium DNA encoding:
- a CDS encoding sensor domain-containing diguanylate cyclase, with the translated sequence DRNVPVRLGQGVTGWVAQEGKAILWPSAGKETDQRYKPPFAIKPERGVKSFLCVPLRSKGKTLGVIEIRRKETDENLYREDDLATLAVIADYAAIAIENARNFARIQELTITDDLTTLFNVRHMHTLLDSEVLRAGRYRKQFSLIFLDLDHFKNVNDTYGHMHGSQLLKETAEVIQSKIRSVDHAARYGGDEFVILLPETDKADAIHVANRVREAIEQHSFLQEKKLEVHFTASFGVATYPDDAQTKDDLIHASDEAMYKVKNSTRNRVEAA